In one window of Chryseobacterium viscerum DNA:
- a CDS encoding winged helix-turn-helix transcriptional regulator, translated as MSIKESSTNNENKKTLEYSCSEIYAVNLISGRWILSICYHLKHGKLRFFELKDRIHNISERMLTLQLKKMEQEELIAKKVYAEVPIKVEYELTEIGKKLIPVLDQLEVWGNEHKKVKKK; from the coding sequence ATGAGTATTAAAGAATCATCCACCAATAATGAAAATAAGAAAACACTGGAGTACAGCTGTTCTGAAATATATGCCGTGAATCTGATCAGTGGCCGCTGGATTCTTTCCATTTGTTATCATCTTAAACATGGGAAACTGAGATTTTTTGAACTGAAGGATAGAATCCACAATATTTCTGAAAGAATGCTTACCCTTCAGCTAAAAAAAATGGAACAGGAGGAACTTATCGCCAAAAAAGTATATGCAGAGGTACCCATAAAAGTAGAATACGAGCTTACAGAAATTGGTAAAAAACTGATTCCGGTTCTGGATCAACTTGAAGTATGGGGTAATGAGCATAAAAAAGTGAAGAAAAAATAA